Proteins co-encoded in one Acidobacteriota bacterium genomic window:
- a CDS encoding GntR family transcriptional regulator, with product MRVNKEIISIKSSTLSQNIAERLVEAIVSGKLIAGVRLNESELSRQLQVSRAPIREALNQLQEQGLVVHHPRRGMFVVSLSDSDIFKIQQLRVALESEALLLCRENLTPANERRLVAQLEKMEKAGDSISSLEAVRLDIAFHQTIWSQSDNQYLERILTSLTAPLFAYALINRSLAGQRTILDSHRPLLTFIQGGMRKGLARQVMIDHITLRWGQLDSQRLKQLSSAGS from the coding sequence GTGCGAGTAAATAAAGAGATCATAAGCATCAAATCCTCGACGCTTTCGCAAAACATCGCAGAGCGCCTGGTTGAAGCAATTGTGTCGGGTAAGCTTATTGCTGGCGTTCGATTGAACGAGAGCGAGCTTAGCCGCCAGTTACAGGTTAGCCGTGCTCCCATTCGCGAGGCTCTCAATCAACTGCAGGAGCAGGGATTGGTCGTCCATCACCCTCGAAGGGGGATGTTCGTAGTCAGCCTCTCAGATAGCGATATTTTCAAGATTCAACAACTTAGAGTAGCGCTCGAATCTGAAGCCCTGCTGCTTTGCCGCGAAAACCTCACGCCCGCTAATGAGCGGAGACTGGTAGCGCAGTTGGAGAAGATGGAAAAGGCGGGCGATAGTATCTCCAGCTTAGAAGCAGTGCGCCTGGATATTGCTTTCCATCAAACGATCTGGAGCCAGAGCGACAATCAATATCTTGAGAGGATACTCACCAGTTTGACCGCCCCTCTCTTTGCTTACGCATTGATCAATAGATCTTTAGCTGGCCAGAGGACGATCCTCGATTCCCATCGTCCGCTTCTTACCTTCATTCAGGGGGGGATGCGGAAAGGTTTGGCGAGACAGGTCATGATCGATCACATTACCTTGCGCTGGGGCCAACTTGATAGCCAGAGGCTCAAACAGCTTTCGAGTGCCGGATCTTAG
- a CDS encoding TonB-dependent receptor → MLANRCPRFIAVFSAAFILLLSSASFAQITASIRGTITDPSNAAVPNAHVTATNVDTGFAVETTSSNDGSYTITLLPIGHYRLRIAATGFETQEQAGITLTTNQVAGINTTLKIGNVSQTVSVTGGLPIINTQTSEVGQLINSEQARELPLNGRNPIQLATLVNGVSGAQVVTVIVGADERNSNYMSVNGNRQYMTEYYLDGGEYRGPKMNSGLVYPNPDSLEQFRFITNNYSAEFGKNPGGLMNVVTKSGTNTLHGDLWEFNRNSAFAARNYFLNSVAPLNQNQFGFTVGGPFKKEKLFFFGSGEWLRIRQGVATSSVFPPTAAQRTGDFSAITTPIKNPLTGTPFPGNIIPKSQLDPIAVKLVNLLPLGNTPSGLFVGAFSQPTNTHQYLIKADANLTSRNRLSGSWFQDSLYATSLLDFGRLATPFVNNTGQSYKWEQFDIKSAIANDTFVITPNLLNQFRFGYLGVAWVVSNVGRGPGLRELGSNFPVSNYSDIPHMAVAGIINNSGGNDTYTHSNDFQFSDNLNFIHGKHNIKVGFEITKSQVSTLSSGNSAGAFISSGGVVTGNALADFMLGQVPMYVSNALGGDLRQSYIGTYVQDDFKVTRNLVLNLGVRYQVSSPYKSLKTATLLDGTHIAPYSTFNPGQQSQVFVNAPKGLVYPGDTGIPDSIVHADTNDIDPRFGLAWDIFGTGKTSLRAGYGIFHATPNGDGSTLVLYSPPFFVNFYVPQTPSMTNPIPANLVSAFPVPTAKNMDFSPYEPLTIQGMQPDVVNPIVHQFNVSAQQELPGKVSLQMAWVGNLTRNLISYTQENGAVFIPGNDSNGNPLSTTANTNSRRILNIQNPPAVGKPFQYGQVAIGQSIAHSSYESLQTEARKEFSHGVNLLASYTWSRAIDEASVFLQNGLATDLPQNPKDLRSNRGLSSFDLRHRFVGSVVYDIPSITRVLGANADSVASKIVDNWELAGIVTLSSGSPFNVVSGADNSLTNYGQDRPNLIGNPHLSTSRPHPQLLQQYFYTAAFTPNTRGTFGNFGRNVLIGPGRENVDLTVNKNFPISDRLGRFQLRFEFYDLFNHANFGNPGGNLSAATTFGKITTATSSRLVQFGGKWSF, encoded by the coding sequence ATGCTCGCAAACCGCTGTCCCCGATTTATCGCTGTATTCAGTGCAGCATTCATCCTGCTGCTGTCGAGTGCCTCTTTCGCGCAAATTACCGCAAGCATTCGCGGCACGATCACTGACCCTTCCAATGCCGCTGTGCCCAATGCCCATGTAACGGCGACCAATGTTGATACGGGCTTTGCTGTAGAGACCACCTCATCGAACGACGGTAGTTACACCATCACCTTGCTCCCAATTGGTCACTATCGCCTGAGGATTGCGGCGACAGGCTTCGAAACCCAGGAGCAAGCTGGCATCACTCTGACGACAAACCAGGTAGCGGGTATCAATACCACCCTTAAGATCGGCAATGTTTCGCAGACTGTCTCAGTAACCGGCGGACTTCCCATTATCAATACGCAAACGAGCGAGGTGGGACAGCTTATTAACTCAGAACAAGCCAGGGAACTGCCGCTCAATGGCAGAAATCCGATCCAATTGGCAACGCTGGTGAACGGAGTCAGCGGCGCACAGGTTGTCACAGTGATCGTGGGCGCCGACGAGCGCAATTCCAACTACATGAGCGTGAATGGAAACCGTCAGTACATGACGGAGTATTACCTGGACGGAGGCGAGTATCGTGGTCCAAAGATGAACTCGGGGCTGGTATATCCGAATCCAGATTCGCTTGAACAATTTCGCTTCATCACGAATAACTACAGCGCAGAGTTTGGAAAAAATCCTGGCGGCTTGATGAACGTCGTCACAAAATCGGGAACCAACACGCTGCATGGCGACTTGTGGGAGTTCAACCGCAACAGTGCGTTCGCGGCTCGTAATTACTTCCTTAACTCGGTTGCCCCTCTCAACCAGAACCAATTTGGATTCACTGTGGGAGGCCCGTTCAAGAAGGAAAAACTCTTCTTCTTCGGGTCGGGGGAATGGTTGAGGATTCGTCAAGGTGTGGCGACTAGCAGCGTTTTTCCTCCGACGGCAGCTCAGCGCACAGGCGACTTCTCAGCGATTACGACACCAATCAAGAATCCTCTTACGGGGACACCATTTCCGGGCAATATCATCCCCAAGAGTCAACTCGATCCAATCGCGGTAAAACTTGTGAATCTATTACCTCTTGGTAACACGCCGTCTGGTTTATTTGTCGGCGCCTTTTCCCAGCCGACAAACACCCACCAGTATCTGATCAAAGCTGACGCGAACCTGACCTCTCGCAACAGGCTGTCTGGTTCTTGGTTTCAGGATTCACTCTACGCCACATCGCTGCTCGACTTCGGTCGCCTCGCTACTCCGTTCGTAAATAACACTGGACAGAGCTACAAGTGGGAACAGTTCGATATCAAGAGCGCGATTGCAAATGATACGTTTGTCATTACCCCAAATCTATTGAACCAGTTTCGCTTCGGTTATCTCGGCGTTGCATGGGTTGTCTCTAACGTTGGCCGTGGCCCGGGACTTCGCGAGCTGGGAAGCAATTTCCCGGTGTCGAATTATAGTGACATCCCTCATATGGCCGTTGCGGGCATCATTAACAACTCTGGCGGCAACGACACCTATACGCACTCTAACGATTTTCAATTTAGCGATAATCTCAACTTCATTCATGGCAAGCACAACATCAAGGTTGGGTTTGAGATAACTAAATCTCAAGTAAGCACCCTGTCCAGTGGAAACAGCGCAGGTGCGTTCATCTCCTCTGGCGGCGTCGTTACTGGAAATGCGCTCGCGGACTTCATGCTTGGCCAAGTTCCAATGTACGTCTCCAACGCTTTAGGGGGCGATCTGCGGCAGAGCTACATCGGCACCTATGTACAGGATGATTTTAAGGTAACGCGCAACCTCGTCCTGAATCTCGGAGTACGCTACCAGGTATCGAGTCCTTACAAGTCTCTGAAGACAGCCACTCTTCTTGACGGAACTCACATCGCGCCTTACTCGACATTTAATCCGGGGCAGCAGTCACAGGTATTCGTAAACGCACCAAAGGGACTCGTTTATCCGGGCGACACTGGGATCCCAGACTCAATCGTTCACGCTGACACCAATGATATTGATCCGCGATTTGGGCTTGCCTGGGATATCTTCGGCACCGGAAAGACAAGTCTGCGCGCCGGTTATGGCATCTTCCATGCCACTCCGAATGGCGACGGTAGCACTCTGGTTCTCTACAGCCCGCCATTCTTCGTCAACTTCTACGTTCCGCAAACTCCGAGCATGACTAATCCTATTCCGGCTAATCTGGTCAGCGCATTTCCTGTGCCAACCGCGAAGAATATGGACTTCTCACCCTATGAGCCGCTTACGATCCAGGGCATGCAACCGGACGTGGTCAATCCGATCGTTCATCAGTTCAATGTTTCTGCGCAGCAAGAGTTGCCAGGAAAGGTGTCGCTCCAGATGGCATGGGTTGGAAATCTCACAAGAAACCTCATCAGCTACACTCAGGAAAATGGGGCTGTGTTCATTCCCGGAAACGATTCCAACGGCAATCCACTGTCTACTACTGCAAATACAAACAGTCGGCGCATACTCAACATCCAGAATCCTCCAGCGGTCGGCAAGCCGTTCCAATACGGTCAGGTGGCGATCGGTCAATCTATTGCTCATAGCAGCTATGAATCCTTGCAGACGGAGGCGCGTAAGGAGTTTTCGCATGGTGTAAATCTTCTGGCCTCGTATACCTGGTCGAGAGCAATTGATGAGGCGTCGGTCTTCCTGCAGAACGGCTTGGCCACGGATCTTCCGCAGAACCCGAAGGATTTGCGTTCAAACCGCGGCCTGTCGAGCTTCGATCTGCGCCATCGTTTCGTGGGTAGCGTCGTGTACGACATTCCTTCGATTACGCGAGTGCTTGGAGCGAATGCAGATTCGGTTGCCAGCAAAATAGTAGACAACTGGGAACTTGCCGGCATTGTCACCTTATCTTCAGGATCTCCCTTCAACGTAGTGTCCGGCGCAGACAATTCCCTTACGAACTATGGGCAGGATCGTCCCAACCTGATTGGGAATCCGCATCTGTCAACCAGCAGGCCGCATCCGCAACTGCTCCAGCAGTATTTCTATACTGCTGCCTTTACGCCGAATACACGCGGCACCTTCGGTAACTTCGGACGAAATGTTCTGATCGGGCCCGGTCGTGAAAATGTCGACCTGACCGTAAATAAGAACTTCCCCATTTCGGATCGCCTGGGCAGGTTTCAATTGCGATTTGAGTTCTATGACCTTTTCAACCACGCAAACTTTGGGAACCCGGGTGGAAACCTTTCCGCAGCAACAACCTTCGGTAAGATCACCACTGCAACTTCATCCCGGCTTGTCCAATTCGGCGGAAAGTGGTCATTCTAA
- a CDS encoding exo-alpha-sialidase, with product MSYSRRGFLKTGLTTTATGVVLNVAGGKSLYAALIGTPDGYSISGPELFEVKGRLQAVFSLADGRLMGWWVDGNLKNQEAVARNDAIRKAMARYSSDGGKTWTDPEMLFELPSAFGVYSHGPGFIDQKGTIHLFGLHYEGCGGGGFANVASCRCRLYHVSSVDRGKTWNSPQYCDFGHEYTGAINSVIQLRSGRILAPVSYFSERRTGKFITNLTLSDDNGKTWRPSKGECIVDSGGNLLESGAAEPICIELKDGRVWMLLRTQTGYQYEVFSADGGDTWTDPVPSRFISSNSPGAFLRLRDGRLVLVWNNCMGAEHKEGVMSSYDRQVLVAAISVDDGKTWKGYREVARIREGEYQVSYPTLTESSDGYIIVSSLAEPEYFPQGVVRVHPNWLTETHVRDNFKHGLADWVTFGCEGATAIQHPNHPGSDVLSLRKPKADIPAAASWNFPFGTSGKLHLRLQMEPSREFTGLYQYLSLADFFSLPRLPRHSANQSAGWDFFPAEDCFSLRLAPDGQLAFASAPGIFQTLFTSTRTRLTRGQWYTLNLAWDCTRSICSLDIDGHRVADLPLLRAAKGVCYLRLCATAEIVEYSGLLVESVECTVNS from the coding sequence ATGAGCTACAGTCGTCGTGGATTTCTGAAAACCGGATTGACGACCACGGCCACTGGCGTCGTTCTGAACGTTGCTGGTGGTAAGTCCTTATATGCTGCTTTGATAGGTACGCCTGATGGATACTCGATAAGCGGTCCGGAGCTCTTTGAAGTAAAGGGGCGTCTCCAAGCAGTATTCAGTCTGGCCGATGGTCGTTTGATGGGATGGTGGGTTGATGGGAACCTCAAGAATCAAGAGGCGGTCGCTCGGAATGACGCCATCAGGAAAGCGATGGCTCGCTACTCTTCAGATGGTGGCAAGACCTGGACTGATCCGGAGATGTTATTCGAGTTGCCCAGCGCATTTGGGGTTTACAGCCATGGACCGGGGTTTATCGATCAGAAGGGGACCATTCATCTGTTTGGCTTGCATTACGAAGGCTGCGGGGGGGGGGGATTTGCAAATGTAGCGAGTTGCCGCTGCCGCCTGTACCATGTGTCGTCGGTTGACAGAGGTAAAACATGGAACTCTCCTCAGTATTGTGACTTTGGCCATGAATATACGGGTGCGATCAATTCTGTGATCCAACTCCGAAGCGGGCGCATCCTTGCCCCAGTCAGTTATTTCTCTGAGCGGCGGACAGGAAAATTTATAACTAACCTGACCTTATCCGATGACAACGGTAAAACCTGGCGCCCCTCAAAGGGAGAATGCATCGTCGATTCTGGGGGAAATCTCCTTGAATCCGGAGCGGCCGAGCCAATCTGTATCGAGTTGAAAGATGGGCGTGTATGGATGCTGTTGCGAACACAGACAGGCTATCAATATGAGGTCTTTTCGGCCGACGGCGGCGATACATGGACCGATCCTGTTCCATCGCGTTTCATCTCCTCGAATTCGCCGGGCGCATTTCTGCGCTTGCGCGACGGCAGGCTTGTTCTGGTTTGGAACAACTGCATGGGGGCAGAGCACAAAGAAGGTGTCATGAGCAGCTATGATCGCCAGGTTCTTGTTGCGGCAATCAGTGTGGACGACGGCAAAACATGGAAGGGATATCGCGAGGTAGCGAGAATTCGAGAAGGGGAGTACCAGGTATCCTATCCAACCCTTACCGAGAGTTCGGATGGATACATCATTGTTTCTTCGCTTGCCGAGCCTGAGTACTTTCCGCAGGGCGTGGTTCGCGTACATCCAAACTGGCTGACTGAAACTCATGTTCGGGACAATTTCAAACATGGCCTTGCCGACTGGGTAACCTTTGGCTGCGAAGGCGCCACGGCAATACAGCATCCCAACCATCCTGGTTCCGATGTACTCTCCTTGCGTAAGCCTAAGGCGGATATACCGGCTGCCGCCTCATGGAATTTTCCATTCGGCACTAGCGGGAAACTTCATCTCCGGCTCCAAATGGAACCGTCCAGGGAATTCACGGGTCTATACCAGTATTTGTCTCTGGCAGATTTCTTTAGTCTTCCGCGTCTCCCTCGCCATTCGGCGAATCAATCGGCGGGGTGGGACTTTTTTCCAGCAGAGGATTGTTTCAGTTTGCGGTTAGCTCCAGACGGGCAACTGGCATTCGCCTCCGCTCCGGGAATCTTTCAGACTCTCTTTACATCTACCCGTACACGGCTTACCAGGGGACAATGGTACACTCTCAACCTTGCGTGGGATTGCACCAGGTCGATCTGTTCGCTGGACATTGATGGTCATCGTGTAGCGGACCTTCCGTTGCTTCGTGCCGCAAAAGGAGTGTGCTACCTTCGCCTCTGTGCTACTGCGGAAATCGTCGAGTACAGTGGATTACTTGTCGAAAGCGTGGAGTGCACAGTCAACTCATAA
- a CDS encoding MFS transporter: MKKRKISDRGGSQAKWIVVALLFLISALNYGDRSALSSILPLLQHEFHLSDIQLGLLQTGFLWTYAIGVLFGGYLGDMLSRSRLITLSLVGWSIATLLAGLCHNFPQLVLCRILLGIAECFYIPAALALIADHHETGTRGTALALNLSGMSVGLIVGAAVSGWLAERYHWQLPFLLLGLSGLTIAPFSWLYVNDVEPRFVSDSRDSQHILSKLAYLMGCRSYLLIVFAGMLASCGAWIFWTWLPLYYHDMFHLSLSASGFSGTFMLQSAAVMAIIVGGYFSDRIGADRPKRRLLALSLFCFCSIPFLSVFYGRQSYAVVSIGIFLSSFIRTFGQGNEHPIICELVQPQLRSTALGVLLAAEMAGGGVAVLFAGYVKQNHGLSFAFLCTAGFLLLAGLSTLTAYIFFFNNDLVRRPESPMDMRRYSIEAEPENGNL, translated from the coding sequence TTGAAGAAGCGAAAAATCTCTGATAGAGGTGGCTCGCAGGCCAAGTGGATAGTGGTTGCTCTTCTGTTCCTCATATCCGCGCTGAATTATGGAGACCGCAGCGCACTCTCGTCGATTCTTCCGCTATTGCAGCACGAATTCCATCTGAGTGACATCCAGCTTGGCCTGCTCCAGACCGGTTTCCTATGGACTTATGCAATCGGTGTCCTCTTTGGCGGATATTTGGGCGACATGCTTTCGAGGAGTCGGCTCATTACGCTAAGTCTTGTCGGGTGGAGTATTGCCACGCTGCTTGCCGGCCTCTGTCACAATTTTCCGCAACTTGTTCTGTGTCGTATTTTGCTTGGCATAGCGGAGTGTTTCTATATACCCGCAGCTCTCGCCTTGATTGCCGATCATCACGAGACGGGTACACGGGGTACCGCTCTGGCGCTCAATCTTTCCGGGATGAGTGTTGGTCTGATTGTCGGCGCGGCGGTGAGTGGATGGTTGGCAGAAAGATACCATTGGCAATTGCCTTTTTTGCTCCTTGGCTTGTCGGGTCTGACTATCGCGCCTTTCTCCTGGTTATATGTCAATGATGTGGAGCCGCGATTCGTTTCTGATTCGCGCGATTCTCAACACATATTGTCAAAGCTGGCTTATCTGATGGGATGCCGCAGCTACCTTCTTATCGTATTTGCAGGGATGCTGGCGTCCTGTGGTGCATGGATATTCTGGACATGGCTTCCGCTCTACTACCACGACATGTTCCATCTGAGTCTGAGCGCCTCGGGTTTCTCGGGAACATTCATGCTGCAGTCTGCAGCGGTCATGGCAATTATTGTGGGCGGGTATTTCTCCGATCGAATTGGTGCTGACCGCCCGAAACGGAGATTGCTCGCCCTCTCGCTCTTTTGTTTCTGTTCTATTCCATTTTTGAGCGTTTTCTATGGACGACAGAGTTATGCTGTCGTCAGCATAGGTATCTTCCTCTCCTCATTCATTCGTACCTTTGGCCAGGGAAACGAACACCCTATCATTTGCGAGCTTGTGCAGCCGCAGTTGCGCTCAACAGCATTGGGAGTGCTGCTTGCCGCTGAGATGGCCGGAGGAGGAGTGGCTGTATTGTTCGCGGGATACGTTAAGCAGAATCATGGCCTGAGTTTCGCCTTTCTTTGTACTGCCGGTTTTCTACTGCTGGCTGGTCTGTCTACGCTAACTGCCTACATCTTTTTCTTTAACAATGATTTAGTACGCAGACCAGAGTCTCCTATGGATATGCGTCGGTATTCGATCGAAGCAGAACCTGAGAACGGGAATCTATGA
- a CDS encoding MBL fold metallo-hydrolase gives MRINSNLAIVGSGQFALSGPYDCHVYAVRGPEGIVLIDSGSGLHEAQIVDNLHEDFPGEPVVAVIVTHSHIDHAGGAAGLKECFQCRVVTNRVTAPTLRDADEERSGLRHAREAGAYPVDLRMKPCLADTVFSDGDQLRIAGLEFRALHIRGHAEDTFCLLAKLDGHLACFSSDVIFYGGILGVINSGDSGMQGYVADLPKLANQEIEMLLPGHGLFTLRSGQRHIDVALDAIKKGFLPQQIGQGAIIF, from the coding sequence ATGCGAATCAATTCCAATCTAGCTATTGTCGGGAGCGGTCAATTTGCTCTGAGTGGTCCCTATGACTGCCATGTCTATGCGGTTCGCGGCCCAGAGGGGATCGTTCTGATCGATTCCGGCTCAGGACTTCACGAAGCGCAAATCGTAGACAACCTCCACGAAGATTTTCCGGGAGAACCGGTTGTGGCCGTGATCGTAACCCACAGCCATATAGATCATGCCGGTGGAGCTGCGGGCCTTAAGGAGTGCTTTCAATGCCGCGTCGTTACGAACAGAGTGACAGCGCCAACTTTGCGTGATGCGGATGAAGAGCGAAGCGGGTTGCGACATGCTCGCGAAGCAGGTGCCTATCCAGTAGATCTTCGGATGAAACCCTGCTTGGCGGATACAGTATTTAGCGATGGAGACCAGCTGCGTATAGCTGGCCTGGAATTTCGTGCTCTCCACATACGAGGGCATGCAGAAGACACTTTTTGCCTGCTCGCGAAGCTCGATGGGCACCTTGCGTGCTTTTCTAGCGACGTGATTTTCTATGGCGGCATCCTCGGGGTTATCAATTCAGGAGATTCAGGAATGCAGGGCTATGTTGCAGACTTGCCAAAACTAGCGAACCAGGAAATCGAAATGCTGTTGCCGGGACATGGACTCTTCACTCTCAGGAGTGGGCAAAGGCACATCGATGTGGCACTCGATGCCATAAAGAAAGGTTTTCTTCCGCAACAAATTGGACAAGGGGCGATCATTTTCTGA
- a CDS encoding SGNH/GDSL hydrolase family protein, whose protein sequence is MVQRILSGAHVSKLHVFLLLASCHLTCSGQETGTAWVGTWAAAPIGTTVNAGQPSPDNVTYRNIVHISIGGSVARVQLTNEFGVANLKVGSTHIAISAGKGAIQPGSDRELTFSGIPSVEIPAGAFVLSDPIAMPVAALADVVISIYLPSQPIRVTTCHTWAYSTQYVMKGDATSSPTAGASSTISAWCFLKGIDVLTSTSEHAAAIVTLGDSITDGSVSTPDTNRRWPDILAARLQGDKRTAHIGVLNEGIGSNRVLHDGYAQNAIARFDRDVIAQSGVKYLIILEGINDIGRLDAADQITANDLIRGMMQLIARAHQHGIKVFGATLTPYMGFVRSTQDGEQIRQTYNQWVRSGGMFDGVIDFDKVTRDPAHPDAFLPQYAGSDHIHPNDAGYKAMGDAIDLSLFMSTR, encoded by the coding sequence ATGGTTCAGCGTATTTTATCGGGAGCGCATGTGAGCAAGCTTCACGTATTTCTACTTCTTGCATCCTGCCACTTGACTTGCTCGGGACAGGAAACCGGAACTGCCTGGGTAGGAACCTGGGCGGCCGCTCCAATTGGAACTACAGTGAATGCAGGTCAGCCGAGCCCTGATAATGTGACGTATCGAAATATCGTACATATCAGCATTGGTGGATCCGTGGCGCGCGTCCAGCTCACAAACGAGTTTGGCGTAGCAAACTTAAAGGTTGGATCTACCCATATTGCCATCAGTGCGGGCAAAGGCGCGATCCAGCCGGGGTCAGATCGTGAGCTTACGTTCTCCGGTATACCAAGCGTAGAGATTCCGGCAGGGGCATTTGTCCTAAGTGATCCAATCGCCATGCCAGTGGCTGCTCTCGCCGACGTGGTTATTAGTATTTATTTGCCCAGCCAGCCAATCAGAGTTACCACATGCCACACATGGGCGTACTCGACGCAATATGTCATGAAGGGTGATGCAACGTCTTCGCCAACAGCAGGCGCCTCCAGCACTATCTCTGCCTGGTGCTTCCTAAAGGGAATCGATGTACTTACTAGCACATCTGAGCATGCTGCAGCGATTGTTACGCTAGGCGATTCGATTACTGACGGAAGTGTGTCGACACCAGATACGAATCGGCGCTGGCCAGATATTCTGGCTGCACGCCTCCAGGGGGATAAACGAACCGCGCATATTGGTGTTCTCAATGAAGGGATCGGCAGCAATCGCGTTCTTCACGATGGTTACGCGCAGAATGCGATCGCGCGTTTTGATCGAGATGTCATTGCGCAAAGTGGCGTGAAATATCTGATCATCCTGGAAGGCATTAACGATATTGGACGGTTGGATGCTGCGGATCAGATTACTGCGAACGATCTGATCCGTGGCATGATGCAGCTTATCGCCCGGGCGCACCAGCATGGAATCAAGGTCTTTGGCGCCACCTTAACCCCCTATATGGGCTTTGTTCGTTCAACTCAGGACGGGGAGCAGATACGGCAGACATACAACCAATGGGTTAGGAGCGGAGGCATGTTTGACGGGGTGATTGATTTTGATAAGGTAACTCGCGACCCCGCTCATCCGGACGCGTTCCTGCCCCAATACGCCGGCAGCGATCATATCCATCCAAACGATGCCGGTTATAAAGCGATGGGAGACGCGATCGATCTTTCGTTATTTATGAGCACCCGATGA
- a CDS encoding dihydrodipicolinate synthase family protein: MNRRKFLSTMGTGVLGNAIYPATAKAGPATSTPSTGLANQLKLSSQIHDRTSVAEFLNGPIQSFRTSFNEDGTIDYDGVRNFVDRSISGGSKTILLTAGDSHLTCMTNEEIATLTRAVCEHTAGRAMVVAADRNSRTASSLQFAEYAKSVGASVLMCQPPTWATVSAKSLADHYVAISQNILVMIVTNVFSSNHTMGIEAVKTAVRASPKVVAIKDDVLGDLGSGICKVVNGTGAILFAGGRMKNHLWLWQQGCGQTFMATFLAFAPAIEKHYWTRLQNGDAIGAQALIEQYENPFFDYLLALPCGWNAGMHAILSIHGITKKWLPRPYLSASDETVAQLKDYLRQHGML, from the coding sequence ATGAATCGAAGAAAGTTTTTGTCGACAATGGGAACCGGCGTTCTGGGAAACGCCATCTATCCTGCTACAGCTAAAGCCGGTCCTGCTACGTCGACTCCGTCTACAGGTCTGGCCAATCAATTAAAACTTAGCAGCCAGATTCATGATCGAACCTCCGTGGCAGAGTTTCTCAATGGCCCTATTCAATCTTTTCGCACCTCTTTCAACGAGGACGGTACGATCGACTATGACGGTGTACGGAATTTTGTCGACCGCAGCATCAGCGGAGGGAGCAAGACTATTCTTCTTACGGCAGGTGACAGTCACCTTACCTGCATGACGAATGAAGAAATTGCCACCCTCACTCGTGCGGTGTGCGAACACACAGCAGGACGGGCCATGGTTGTCGCCGCCGATAGAAATTCCAGGACCGCTTCCAGTTTGCAGTTTGCGGAGTATGCGAAGAGCGTGGGTGCAAGTGTCCTTATGTGCCAACCGCCAACCTGGGCAACGGTTTCGGCTAAGAGCCTGGCCGACCATTATGTTGCGATCTCTCAGAACATCCTGGTCATGATTGTTACGAATGTCTTCAGCTCCAATCACACAATGGGTATTGAGGCTGTCAAAACTGCCGTTCGAGCATCACCGAAGGTCGTAGCTATCAAGGATGATGTGCTAGGTGATCTGGGTTCCGGAATATGCAAAGTTGTCAATGGCACCGGGGCCATCCTTTTTGCCGGCGGTCGGATGAAGAACCACCTGTGGTTGTGGCAGCAGGGCTGTGGGCAGACATTTATGGCTACTTTTCTTGCCTTCGCACCTGCCATAGAGAAACACTATTGGACGCGCCTGCAAAATGGCGATGCAATTGGTGCGCAGGCTTTGATCGAACAATATGAAAATCCCTTCTTTGACTATCTGCTTGCGCTGCCCTGCGGATGGAATGCGGGGATGCATGCCATCCTCTCGATTCACGGAATCACGAAGAAGTGGTTGCCTCGCCCGTATCTTTCTGCAAGCGACGAAACTGTAGCGCAGCTGAAAGACTATTTACGCCAGCATGGGATGCTGTAG